From a single Miscanthus floridulus cultivar M001 chromosome 8, ASM1932011v1, whole genome shotgun sequence genomic region:
- the LOC136475222 gene encoding NF-X1-type zinc finger protein NFXL1-like → MPPSTDRRRGGGSVATASRLWRPRYAAPAPGPDGAAPILPLPTPAPEARPRHRRPRRPNHGNSGDNRRPDPPQEQNGDALHHHHGPPPPAPAPARETRGDGAVPQLVQEIQDKLARGAVECMICYDMVRRSAPIWSCGSCFSIFHLPCIRKWVRSPASAADASPAAADPASASPSWRCPGCQFVYATPARDLAYTCFCGRRRDPPSDHFLTPHSCGEPCSRPLERAEPPGAKGEDADATRCPHVCVLQCHPGPCPPCKAFAPNRPCPCGKQIIVRRCADRSTPVTCGRPCEQMLTCRRHRCDKVCHTGSCGDCAVLISARCFCSKKNEALLCGDMVVKGNLSEEDGLFSCSEVCGRTLACGNHACKGMCHPGSCGECELMPGKASTCHCGKTRLQERRETCLDAIPTCDKICDKKLPCGVHRCKVNCHDGECPPCLVRVEQKCRCGSSGQMVECYKVSMEEFRCNKPCGRKKNCGRHRCSELCCPLSRKFAQLEGGDWDPHLCQISCGKKLRCGQHSCQLLCHSGHCPPCLETIFTDLTCACGRTSLPPPLPCGTPTPSCSHQCSVPQPCGHPASHSCHFGDCPPCVVPVMRECIGGHVMLRNIPCGSKDIRCNQPCGKNRQCGVHACNRPCHPPPCDQPPANGDASSSSGGKASCGQVCGAARRECKHTCTAPCHPSSQCPDLRCEFSVTITCSCRRITATVPCGAGGASMGDNMFEVSIIQKLPMPLQPVESNGRRVPLGQRKLSCDEECAKMEKKRVLAEAFDITPPNLDALHFDENSSSSDLVADLFRREPKWVLAIEERCKFLVLGKVRGSSSSNLKLHVFCHMLKDKRDAISLIANRWKLSVQVAGWEPKHFVIIHVTPKSKPPARILGSKPGAPVTAAHPYFDPLVDMDPRVVVAMLDLPRDADVNALVLRFGGECELIWLNDKNAIAVFNDPTRAATALRRLDYGSAYQGAAMFMPSSAQASSSGNVWIGGQKDGGLAARSNPWKKPASAEPDMSSGDRTGVAGHAPAPGWRGASTTSRVMGTPNRWNVLESDAAASSVPGNEWRRAAPRTDASYSAIPNAGNAGPSTKLQPDVDVDDWEEACE, encoded by the coding sequence ATGCCGCCCTCCACGGATCGCCGCCGCGGGGGTGGATCCGTGGCCACCGCCTCCCGCCTGTGGCGCCCCCGCTACGCCGCCCCTGCCCCCGGCCCCGACGGCGCCGCCCCGATCCTGCCCCTCCCTACGCCCGCCCCGGAGGCCCGCCCACGCcaccgccgcccgcgccgccccaATCACGGCAACAGCGGGGATAATCGCCGCCCCGACCCTCCTCAGGAGCAGAACGGCGACGCACTCCACCATCACCACGGCCCGCCGCCGCCTGCCCCGGCCCCTGCCCGTGAGACTCGGGGCGATGGGGCGGTGCCGCAGCTGGTGCAGGAGATCCAGGACAAGCTCGCCCGCGGCGCGGTGGAGTGCATGATCTGCTACGACATGGTCCGGCGGTCGGCGCCCATCTGGTCCTGCGGCAGCTGCTTCTCCATATTCCACCTCCCCTGCATCCGCAAGTGGGTGCGCTCTCCGGCTTCCGCCGCCGACGCATCCCCGGCAGCAGCAGACCCCGCCTCCGCTTCCCCCTCCTGGCGCTGCCCGGGGTGCCAGTTCGTCTACGCCACCCCCGCCCGCGACCTCGCCTACACCTGCTTCTGCGGGCGCCGGAGAGATCCCCCCAGCGACCACTTCCTCACGCCCCACTCCTGCGGCGAGCCCTGCTCCAGGCCTCTCGAGAGGGCGGAACCGCCGGGCGCCAAGGGGGAGGACGCTGACGCCACCAGGTGCCCGCATGTCTGCGTCCTTCAGTGCCACCCGGGCCCGTGCCCGCCCTGCAAAGCATTCGCTCCGAATCGGCCCTGCCCCTGCGGAAAGCAGATCATCGTGCGGCGGTGTGCGGACCGGAGCACGCCTGTCACCTGCGGCCGCCCTTGCGAACAGATGCTGACCTGCAGAAGGCATCGCTGCGACAAGGTTTGCCACACTGGTTCTTGCGGGGATTGCGCCGTTCTCATCTCTGCGCGGTGCTTCTGCAGCAAGAAGAACGAGGCATTGCTATGTGGAGACATGGTGGTAAAGGGGAATCTATCTGAGGAGGACGGCCTGTTTTCTTGCAGTGAGGTGTGTGGCCGCACACTTGCCTGTGGCAATCATGCCTGCAAGGGTATGTGCCACCCAGGGTCTTGTGGGGAGTGCGAGCTTATGCCGGGGAAGGCCAGTACATGCCATTGTGGCAAGACAAGGCTGCAGGAGAGGAGGGAAACCTGCTTGGACGCAATCCCCACCTGCGACAAGATATGCGATAAGAAGCTTCCATGTGGAGTGCACAGGTGCAAGGTCAACTGCCATGATGGAGAATGCCCGCCTTGCTTGGTGCGCGTTGAGCAGAAGTGCCGTTGTGGCTCATCAGGTCAGATGGTGGAGTGCTATAAGGTCTCAATGGAAGAGTTCCGCTGCAACAAGCCTTGTGGCCGCAAGAAGAACTGTGGGAGGCATCGGTGCAGTGAGCTCTGTTGTCCACTGTCCAGAAAATTTGCACAGCTTGAAGGTGGCGACTGGGATCCCCATCTCTGCCAGATATCATGTGGCAAGAAGCTCCGATGTGGGCAGCATTCGTGCCAGCTACTCTGCCACAGTGGTCATTGCCCGCCCTGCTTGGAGACTATATTCACTGATCTCACTTGTGCCTGTGGCAGAACTTCTCTCCCACCACCTCTGCCTTGTGGAACACCAACACCATCTTGTTCGCATCAGTGCTCAGTTCCCCAGCCTTGCGGACATCCAGCCTCGCATTCATGTCATTTTGGGGACTGTCCACCTTGTGTGGTGCCAGTAATGAGAGAATGCATCGGGGGACATGTGATGCTGAGGAACATCCCTTGCGGATCGAAGGATATCAGGTGCAACCAACCATGTGGGAAGAATCGCCAATGTGGAGTCCATGCTTGCAATAGGCCCTGTCATCCTCCCCCTTGTGATCAGCCACCTGCAAATGGAGATGCTAGCTCAAGCTCTGGTGGCAAAGCTTCTTGTGGACAGGTATGTGGTGCTGCAAGGAGAGAATGCAAGCATACATGCACTGCCCCATGCCACCCATCGTCCCAATGCCCAGATTTGAGATGTGAATTCTCTGTGACTATTACCTGTTCTTGCAGACGAATCACTGCAACTGTTCCCTGCGGTGCTGGTGGAGCCTCCATGGGTGATAATATGTTTGAAGTCTCCATCATCCAGAAGCTGCCAATGCCTCTCCAGCCAgtggaatcaaatgggagaagGGTGCCTCTTGGGCAGAGGAAGCTTTCTTGTGACGAGGAGTGTGCaaagatggagaagaagagggtCCTTGCTGAAGCATTTGACATCACTCCACCCAATTTGGATGCATTGCATTTTGATGAGAATTCAAGTTCATCGGATTTGGTTGCTGACTTGTTCCGGCGTGAGCCGAAGTGGGTGCTGGCCATAGAAGAGAGGTGCAAGTTCCTTGTACTAGGGAAGGTGAGAGGCAGTTCTTCAAGCAATCTGAAACTGCATGTCTTTTGTCACATGTTGAAGGACAAGAGAGATGCTATCAGTCTAATTGCAAACCGATGGAAGCTTTCTGTTCAGGTGGCTGGTTGGGAGCCTAAGCATTTTGTTATCATCCATGTCACACCCAAGTCGAAACCGCCTGCTCGCATCCTGGGGTCCAAACCAGGTGCACCTGTTACAGCTGCCCATCCTTACTTTGATCCACTGGTTGACATGGATCCGAGGGTGGTTGTCGCAATGCTGGACCTGCCACGGGATGCTGATGTCAACGCTCTAGTCCTAAGGTTTGGTGGGGAATGTGAATTGATCTGGCTGAATGACAAGAATGCCATAGCTGTCTTCAATGATCCAACTAGAGCAGCAACAGCGCTGAGGCGGCTGGATTATGGGTCTGcttaccagggtgctgcgatgtTTATGCCAAGCAGTGCTCAGGCATCTTCTTCAGGCAATGTTTGGATTGGAGGGCAGAAGGATGGAGGTCTCGCTGCTAGGAGTAATCCTTGGAAGAAGCCTGCTTCTGCTGAACCTGACATGTCCTCTGGAGACAGGACTGGTGTTGCTGGGCATGCCCCAGCACCAGGATGGAGAGGCGCCAGCACTACCTCTCGAGTCATGGGGACTCCAAACCGATGGAATGTTCTGGAATCAGATGCTGCTGCAAGCTCTGTTCCAGGCAACGAGTGGAGGAGGGCTGCTCCACGCACCGATGCTTCATACAGCGCAATACCAAACGCTGGGAATGCTGGGCCATCGACCAAGCTGCAGCCAGATGTGGACGTGGACGACTGggaagaagcttgtgaatga